In Dermacentor silvarum isolate Dsil-2018 chromosome 2, BIME_Dsil_1.4, whole genome shotgun sequence, the following proteins share a genomic window:
- the LOC119441740 gene encoding centrosomal protein of 19 kDa, giving the protein MASTEITIKSVGVRLNSPAVIVVYQTGSGTLHKRTMPVRGLFENSDIKSVAEALRDRHSAVLSGAPLIQVEKMLRILQENIKGQSLEECLAKVNEEFTVNPDEDLNKLDDETLQRKKDLMSLSFEKSRKKPGDPDFQYDVEEDFDVEGAIETSGWDSDKSGDFNF; this is encoded by the coding sequence ATGGCATCGACTGAAATCACTATCAAGAGCGTCGGCGTGCGACTGAACAGCCCCGCCGTCATTGTCGTGTATCAAACGGGCAGCGGCACGCTTCACAAGAGGACGATGCCCGTGAGGGGCCTGTTCGAGAACTCGGACATCAAAAGCGTAGCCGAAGCGCTGCGCGACCGTCATTCAGCGGTTCTAAGCGGCGCTCCTCTGATACAAGTGGAGAAGATGTTGCGCATTCTGCAGGAAAACATAAAAGGTCAGTCGTTGGAAGAGTGCCTGGCAAAAGTGAACGAAGAGTTCACGGTAAACCCGGACGAAGATCTTAACAAGTTGGACGACGAGACGTTGCAGAGGAAGAAAGACCTGATGAGCTTATCCTTCGAGAAGAGTCGTAAGAAACCCGGCGACCCGGACTTTCAGTACGACGTCGAGGAAGATTTCGATGTCGAAGGCGCGATCGAGACGTCCGGATGGGACTCCGACAAGAGCGGTGATTTCAACTTCTGA